From Cygnus olor isolate bCygOlo1 chromosome 17, bCygOlo1.pri.v2, whole genome shotgun sequence:
CTTTGTGATGCTCAAGCAGGAGTGGTGGCACACCCTGACCTTCTCCTGCCCGCCTCTGCCCTGCAGGACCATGAGAAGCAGTACGTGGGCTTTGCCACTCTACCGAACCAGGTCCACCGGAAATCTGTGAAGAAAGGTTTCGATTTCACCCTGATGGTTGCAGGTGAGGCTGCCGTGGATGGAGGAGGCTGGGCCGCATGGTGGGTGTGTGGAGGGGGACCACCCTGACCACTTGTAGCCCTCTCAAGTGAGCGCTGAGCTTCTCCATCAGAGCGGTTGGGTGGGTGGTGAAGGCAGGACCAGCCAGGAACTGcgggagaggaagggaagggaggatggTTTTATACAAGGATTGAGATTTCTTGCAGTAAAAGGCCTCCCACTGCTGAAAAACGTAATGCCCATAAACAGCTCCAGACAGCTCATATCTCTCACTTCCTCTGGCTCAGGATTCAAAGCCTTGTTCAGAGTTTCATTTGTAAGTCAATTAGTGGGTcatgttgtttgcttttccctcctcccctttgCACTCTGTCAATTAGGAGAGTCAGGTCTGGGCAAATCCACGCTCGTGAACAGCCTGTTCCTGACGGATCTCTACAAAGACAGAAAGCTCCTCAATGCAGAGGGTAAGTTGGGGTAAAGGGGGTCAAATGGGTTCTTGTATCCCCAAGTCTGTACCATCCTAAGGACCAGTCCTTTGGCTCCTTGATTCAGTCTTTTGTTCTTGGGTGCTAGTGTGTGGTAGGGATTCCCTTTCCAAAGTGACTGGACATGTTCAGAACAGCTGGGCTACAAGCAGTTTGAAAGTTTGTGTGCCTTCTCAGAGGTCTGTCCCCCTGCTGCTGGTCTCCCTCACCACCCCTCCCTTGATGCTTCTTAGAGGATGGTCAAGGTTTTTTGAAACCCGTGTTAGTCCCTGTGCTGAGTGATAAGGGGGGAGCATCTCGTCATGGGTGTGAGTTGGGATCCCCACCATTAATGGCTGGCCTTAACTCATGTATTCCTGTTCAAAGAGAGAATCAACCAGACAGTGGAGATTGTGAAGCATACAGTGGACATTGAGGAGAAGGGCGTCAAGCTGAAGCTGACCATAGTGGACACACCAGGCTTTGGAGATGCTGTTAACAACACTGAGTGGTGAGCAGGCCAGCGCTGCCTTACTCTTAGTCCTTGGccacatctgttttctgtggctgCTTCACAGGAAGGGGTTTGGCAGTGGGGACGGGATGCTGCTGCATCATAGTCCCTGGAGACAGTGTCCTGTTACACACGTGATTTGGTTTTGATTGAGTTCTCGTTCCCAGCTGGAAGCCCATCACTGACTACATCGACCAGCAGTTTGAACAGTATTTCCGTGATGAGAGCGGCCTGAACAGGAAGAACATCCAGGACAACCGAGTGCATTGCTGCCTCTACTTCATCTCGCCCTTCGGGCACGGGTGAGACACCCCGCTCTGGGATGGGGTATGACTCAGGCTGGGGGGAAGACCCTTGTGCCCCAGGATTGCCTCGTAGTATGTTGTGTCCAGTGTCCAGGCTGTTGACACAGGTGAAGAGCCATCCAGCTGCTCCCCTTGTTGAGTCCTACACAGCCTCCCTCCTCGCTGACATGACAGACTACCCATGATCAGGCAGAGCTGATCAAAAACAGGCCACAGGCCTGAGAGAGAAATCAGGAGAAGCAGTGCCACACAGACTTGTATCTTCCTATCTACCTAAGCCTGACTGATGGGTAGGAAAGGGAGTTTTAAGCTGCCTTCAGTCCCTGCCAGACCTTGCTGGCTTGTGTCCCAGCCTAGCCTGGAGCAGCCAtgctggctccctgcagcacggggcagccaggaggaggtCCGTGGCTGTGGCCTGGgcaatatttattctgtaaggTGAATGCTCAGCCTGTGTCTGCATGATGTGTTTCAGCATCTAAAATCTGAGACGGCTTTCCTGAAGACACAGCCCTAGCTGAGGGCTGCCCCAGACTCTTGTGACAGTGCTGtccttttcccttcttgctGGGGCTGATGGGTGAAGTGGGAGAGGCTGGAGGGGGAGCTGCCCGTTGTGTCCTTGCTAACCACATCCCTCCtcatccctgctgcaggctgaggcCTGTGGATGTCGAGTTCATGAAGGCTCTGCATGAGAAGGTCAACATTGTGCCGCTCATTGCCAAAGCTGACTGCCTGATCCCCTCTGAGATCCGGAAGCTAAAAGAGAGGGTGAGATGGTGTTTCTCTACAGGGGCATACCTGAAATGGTGGCAGGGATatgctgaggaaggagaaaagcagtatacctgcaaaaaaaaaaaaagtgtgtgtacacatatatatttatagtgTATGcgcgtgtgtgtatatatatacatatatatatatatatagtaccTGCAGATCTAATTGCAGCAGTGCTATGTGATACCTGTGAGAAGGGAAGTGGTGTCTGCAGAGAAGCCAGCTCTACAGGAAACATGGCAGTACAAACAGGGAATAGACTCAGCATTTCTGTGTTGTtcagtgctgcattttttttgttcttgtcttGCATGGACGCAGATCCGGGAAGAGATTGACAAATTTGGCATTAAAGTATATCAGTTTCCTGAGTGTGACTCTGACGAAGATGAGGAGTTCAAGCAGCAAGATAGAGAGCTGAAGGTAAGGAATCAGTTCATCAAGGGACTGCAGAGTCTGGCTCTTGGGTACGCTGGTTGCTCTGGAAGGAGCCAGAGCTGCCCTGTGTGTGCCAAAGTcccgtgctgtgctgctgatACGCAGGAGGCAACCTATATTGGCTCACGTGGTAGgtggcctggagaagagggcTGATGTCCTTGCTGGTGCCATGAAGTGCAGCATAAAGACACGGGACTTCAGGTGTCCTACCAGGCAATGTCAGTCTTTCCTTGGTCTACCCCAGCCTGTATAAGGTGGAGGCTGGGTTGTATGATACTTGTAAGCACCTATTTCTGAGCGAAGCCATCAGCAACTAAGAACAGTTTGTGGGTGAGGAGGCCTCATCCCCACTCTGATACATCAGTTGTGTGGGGGAGACAGCAGGATCACCCAGACCTGGCTGGAGGCCCCAGCAGTCCAGGCCTGACCCTTTCCTAAGCTGAGTGTGTGCGTGCAGTATGGCCTTGTTTCTCCTGCCAGATAAAGGCCATGGGCTCTGAGCAGAGAGGAGCACAGCCTGTACTTCCTTGCCTGGATGAGCTCTTGACCTCCATTGTCCCACTTGTTTGATGTCCCAGCCTCTCTGCTCTGACTTCCTTGTAGTGTTTCCCCTCAAAAAAGAGATGCAGGCACCTGCAGAAACAGTGTTCCTCAGGACAGCTGAGAATGTCAGGCTGGGAATCAAGCTGCCTTCAGATCCTAGTGCCTGAGGCTTTTCTCTATAATTGTGTTGTGCTGTCTCATGCCGTGGGATGC
This genomic window contains:
- the SEPTIN5 gene encoding septin-5 isoform X4 produces the protein MSTGMRYKSKLVNPEEKQDHEKQYVGFATLPNQVHRKSVKKGFDFTLMVAGESGLGKSTLVNSLFLTDLYKDRKLLNAEERINQTVEIVKHTVDIEEKGVKLKLTIVDTPGFGDAVNNTECWKPITDYIDQQFEQYFRDESGLNRKNIQDNRVHCCLYFISPFGHGLRPVDVEFMKALHEKVNIVPLIAKADCLIPSEIRKLKERIREEIDKFGIKVYQFPECDSDEDEEFKQQDRELKESAPFAVIGSNTVVEAKGQRVRGRLYPWGIVEVENQAHCDFVKLRNMLIRTHMHDLKDVTCDVHYENYRAQCIQQMTSKLTQDNRIESPIPILPLPTPDTETEKLIKMKDEELRRMQEMLQKMQQQMQDQ
- the SEPTIN5 gene encoding septin-5 isoform X2; amino-acid sequence: MLEMAETSLGAAGQSSACISPVVCQRGLRRLRVKTAQVQHAGGSHAADHEKQYVGFATLPNQVHRKSVKKGFDFTLMVAGESGLGKSTLVNSLFLTDLYKDRKLLNAEERINQTVEIVKHTVDIEEKGVKLKLTIVDTPGFGDAVNNTECWKPITDYIDQQFEQYFRDESGLNRKNIQDNRVHCCLYFISPFGHGLRPVDVEFMKALHEKVNIVPLIAKADCLIPSEIRKLKERIREEIDKFGIKVYQFPECDSDEDEEFKQQDRELKESAPFAVIGSNTVVEAKGQRVRGRLYPWGIVEVENQAHCDFVKLRNMLIRTHMHDLKDVTCDVHYENYRAQCIQQMTSKLTQDNRIESPIPILPLPTPDTETEKLIKMKDEELRRMQEMLQKMQQQMQDQ
- the SEPTIN5 gene encoding septin-5 isoform X1, whose product is MRGRGGCRMDLAKAGREHMGWVFFFLGLRWLSVLPAAVMDSIIIQERLVERLLSPRTQAQRSHPAKLKDHEKQYVGFATLPNQVHRKSVKKGFDFTLMVAGESGLGKSTLVNSLFLTDLYKDRKLLNAEERINQTVEIVKHTVDIEEKGVKLKLTIVDTPGFGDAVNNTECWKPITDYIDQQFEQYFRDESGLNRKNIQDNRVHCCLYFISPFGHGLRPVDVEFMKALHEKVNIVPLIAKADCLIPSEIRKLKERIREEIDKFGIKVYQFPECDSDEDEEFKQQDRELKESAPFAVIGSNTVVEAKGQRVRGRLYPWGIVEVENQAHCDFVKLRNMLIRTHMHDLKDVTCDVHYENYRAQCIQQMTSKLTQDNRIESPIPILPLPTPDTETEKLIKMKDEELRRMQEMLQKMQQQMQDQ
- the SEPTIN5 gene encoding septin-5 isoform X3, which translates into the protein MVPEQTCAAQDETSEEQRSGRKPDHEKQYVGFATLPNQVHRKSVKKGFDFTLMVAGESGLGKSTLVNSLFLTDLYKDRKLLNAEERINQTVEIVKHTVDIEEKGVKLKLTIVDTPGFGDAVNNTECWKPITDYIDQQFEQYFRDESGLNRKNIQDNRVHCCLYFISPFGHGLRPVDVEFMKALHEKVNIVPLIAKADCLIPSEIRKLKERIREEIDKFGIKVYQFPECDSDEDEEFKQQDRELKESAPFAVIGSNTVVEAKGQRVRGRLYPWGIVEVENQAHCDFVKLRNMLIRTHMHDLKDVTCDVHYENYRAQCIQQMTSKLTQDNRIESPIPILPLPTPDTETEKLIKMKDEELRRMQEMLQKMQQQMQDQ
- the SEPTIN5 gene encoding septin-5 isoform X5, with protein sequence MVAGESGLGKSTLVNSLFLTDLYKDRKLLNAEERINQTVEIVKHTVDIEEKGVKLKLTIVDTPGFGDAVNNTECWKPITDYIDQQFEQYFRDESGLNRKNIQDNRVHCCLYFISPFGHGLRPVDVEFMKALHEKVNIVPLIAKADCLIPSEIRKLKERIREEIDKFGIKVYQFPECDSDEDEEFKQQDRELKESAPFAVIGSNTVVEAKGQRVRGRLYPWGIVEVENQAHCDFVKLRNMLIRTHMHDLKDVTCDVHYENYRAQCIQQMTSKLTQDNRIESPIPILPLPTPDTETEKLIKMKDEELRRMQEMLQKMQQQMQDQ